The window TGATTCGGGCCGAGCATTTCCAGCGCCGCATAAGTGGTGACCAGCTTCATGGTCGACGCCGGGTTGACCGACACGTCGGCGTTGAAAATGGTCGGGGTGCCGGGGCCGGTGAGCGGAATCATCACCAGCGACAGGGCGTTGTCCTGAAGCTTGCTGGCCTTGAGGGCTTTTTCAACGTTGGGCGACAGAGCGGTGTTGATCGGTTCAGCGGAAACGGGGAGGGCCAGCGGCAAAAGAAGGCTGGCGAGCAGCAATGGACGCAACGATTTGATCATGTGAAATAAAACCCTACAGCCGAGGGGGAAAAGACGAGGGCATGAACATGAAAGCCCTCCGCGGTCATGAAAGTGTCGGCATTATGCCCCAAGGTGTCGTGGCTTGTGCCGTGCCTTGGCCTTCTAATCCGCTATTTTTTTACCGGCGGTAGGCTGCGGCCGTTCAGAGACGGGCAATTGGCGGCTTAAACTGCTAAAGTGCCGGCCGTTATTACTTAAGAGGATTGTTCCAATGGCGACTAACCGTTCCCAGCGTCTGCGCAAAAAACTGTGCGTCGATGAATTTCAAGAGCTGGGTTTCGAGCTGAACCTGGATTTCAAAGAAGATTTGGCTGATGAAGCCATTGATGCTTTCCTCGATGCGTTCCTCAAAGAAGCCATGGAAGCCAATGGTCTCGGTTATGTTGGCGGTGACGACTTCGGTCTGGTATGCCTGCAGAAGCGTGGCTCGGTTTCCGAAGAGCAGCGTGCAGCTGTAGAAGCTTGGCTCAAAGGCCGCAGCGAGCTGACCGAAGCCACTGTCAGCCCATTGATCGACGTCTGGTACCCGGAAAAGCCGATCAATCCGGTAGCTTGATGTTCTGAAAAACGGCGACCCTTGAGTCGCCGTTTTTTTTGATTAAAGGATCGCAGCCTCGTTGCACTCGACAGCTCCTACAAGGGAATGCGATTTCCTGTAGGAGCTGTCGAGTGCAACGAGGCTGCGATCTTTCAGCTTTTACGCCAGTTCAAAATCAACAGCGTCACCACCCC of the Pseudomonas sp. MAG733B genome contains:
- a CDS encoding YggL family protein, whose product is MATNRSQRLRKKLCVDEFQELGFELNLDFKEDLADEAIDAFLDAFLKEAMEANGLGYVGGDDFGLVCLQKRGSVSEEQRAAVEAWLKGRSELTEATVSPLIDVWYPEKPINPVA